The DNA segment TGCGTTTTTCTTATTTGCACAGTCTCAATCTTTAATAGTATAGGTAGATCCCAAAACCAAAGGACAGATGATTACACCAATGCGGGTTTTTGTATTAATTTTCAACGCTCACACAGAAAATGAGGGGATTCACTCCATTCGGGTGGGCGATGCCGAGGCTTCGCCGTCTGGGGCTGTACGCAATAAAATTTTGATGTTCGAGTCAGAAGACGATGCTCTGCGCTTTGCCCTGTTATTGGAAGCGCAGGATTTCCCTACGCCTACAGTGGAAATGCTTGATGCTGAGGAAATTAAGGGATTTTGTGAAAGTGCTGGTTATGAATGGGAAATTGTT comes from the Nodularia sp. NIES-3585 genome and includes:
- a CDS encoding DUF3110 domain-containing protein is translated as MITPMRVFVLIFNAHTENEGIHSIRVGDAEASPSGAVRNKILMFESEDDALRFALLLEAQDFPTPTVEMLDAEEIKGFCESAGYEWEIVPANSDLILPPEMNLEKTDWQVDGQEEDSYRSHQVPSAAPEMSDSDLENMRRKFEGLL